CTTTTGGACTTCAAGAACATAGCCCCTGAATAGAACTCTGCACTTCCGTCTCTATCATGCCATATTTGGTATGGAGGAATTTCCAAACTACCATTCCAACCATACTCCAAACGATAGCTACGAATAATATCTTCTGTTTGGGCAATGCCAAACAATGGTATATTCCCGTAAACAGGTTCTACAATAGTCTTATCAGAAGGTAGCACCCAATAATTATCGCAATATCTCCATTTTTCAGCTGTAGAAAAGACATCAGGCATAGCGGCACGAATAAAGCTATTCCCTGTACACAATTTATAAATATGGTGCTGATAAATCAATTCTTTCCAACGCATCAAACAATTAGGACGACTAAGTATGCCATTCATTCGTTTATTCGCCCATACTATACTGTCATCCTTAGTTTTCTTCAATTGAAAATTAGCACCTGCAATTCGCGATGCAATATAATCGATCGGGAAAAAGACTTCAGGTATCGTACTGAATAGCGTTAGATAGTTACTGCCCGCTACAATAGGACTAGTAAGGTCCTCAATGTATGCAACTGACCATTTTTCAGCCTTGCCACTTTGAGTATCTATATCCTTATTTTCAGATGAAGTAACTATTTCAACTTCACCTTTAGTCTTAGATTTCTTTCCAAATAGATTATCAAAAAAAATATTCATTGGGTTCCTTTTTGAGCAAAACTAAGTAAAAAGGAAAACCGTTTTCCAAAACACTAAAATCTTGAAATTACGAAAACATAATATCAACAATACAACATCCTTATTTTCAATCACATATAACGCAATTCAATTCAAACCTAATTTTACAACGAACTGTACTAGCCCACTCAAAACAGCACTGGCCTCTTTTGTTTCACTATCTTTATTATAGTCCATCAGATTATTCATGAAGGCAACATATTCCGTATCAGATTCTACTTTTGATGCAGAAAAAAGAATACTATTTTTCACATAATCAGATGTTGCAGCAATACGCTTATCTACATCCGGAAACTCTTTCATTACACGAATCTCCTTGTTTGTACTAGAACGGAGTTCCCGGATAAAAGGGAAATAAGCATCTGTACATTCAATTACACATGAATCAGATTCATGGGACAAAATAGAAGAACGTATATCTTCTGTTGAAGTAGTATCCATAAATACGACATCAACAACATGCCATTTATTTCCACATCTAAACGCTTGTATAAGGACAAATTTCCCATTAACATTCGGCATCACATATAGAATCTTCTTAGTGTATTTACATTCGGTATCTGGATTGAAGAAATTAATAGTGCCATTACAAGCATACAAGTTCCTTTTTCGCCGGTTACTAAACTCTATATACTGCTCACTACACAAATCCACAACGACATATCGGAACGTATCGCAATTATGAACCAATACACCATTGGCAAAGAAACGATGCGATACTGTCGAAATATCATAAAGGTCAGCTATTCCTCCGATTCTTAGCAATACATTTCCGTGAACAAAAGATCTTCTTAGAATATTTATTGATAATAAATTTAGTCCCACAAATTGGACAAATACGTTCTTCATTGTCCACTCCCGATAATCTACGCCATTGGCTTTTGCAATTGTTAGAACAAAATTTTGGAGCTCCGATACTGCGCGACGTATATACTTTCCCACAAACTTGACAAACATATTCTCTATACTTCCTATTTTCCATCTGCCTTTTCGCTTTCTTTGAGTGCCATTCACGTCCTGCGTCAGACTTATGCCATTCTGTTGCTTTGTCTCTGTTGTTATCCAACCCCTCTTTAATTTTCTTCCACTGATGTTCCGTATAATTGTCTGTATGAAGTTTTTCATGTTCAGAGGCAAGCATAAGAGCAAAGTTATCAATTGAATTATGGTTGTAATCACCATCAATATGGTGAACGCAATAGTCTTGAGGTATTTCGCCACACTCACATAACCACATATACCGATGAAGGCTTTCTTTTCTCCATTTTCCATTTTCCTTAACCCATCCCTTAAAGTACTTGCTATCGCTTTCACGTTCACTATTTGGGTAACGAATAAATCTAAAACCGTTATATTCGACAATTTCTTTTTCCATACTTTCTCATTTTCTTTTACGATTATTTCATCTCCGACTTTCAATTCACAAACTGGTACAAAACCTCGTTGAGTATAAACCGGATGATCAATAGTACACTTAATTATATTATCACATAAAGTTAATAAAAAATACCGAGATTTCCTACTAGTACACAATGAATTATATACATCAGATTCCCCATTTTCAATAATAACCTTATCCCCCTTCTTTATTTCTGAAATAGGAATATCTCCATGTGTTGTACTAACTAAAGTATCACTAGTAAAACATAAATGCCCGTGCTCCTCATAAGTCTGCAAGGTAGTTTTATTCTTGACCTTGGTTTTAAGAATGGCACCGTTAGCATCTTTCTGTACGCTCATGTAGTCCTCAATAGATACCGAACATGATTCGTCAATGTATATCTCTATACCGGGAACTGTACAATCAAAAATGGCATTAATAAACTCACCGGTCATCGCTACACTCGGATTCTTGTTGCCTACCTTATCTTCAATCTCGAACCCTTCTTTTTGCAATGTATCTATGAATAAGTCCATCCAAGAACGTTTTTCATCATCAATGCTATTGGCCGCCTTTGTTGAGGCATCCCCGTGTAGGTAGACTTTATCACTATACCTGATATCTTTCAGATACTTGGCTACAAGTTTAGAGGACTTCTTTACTGTATTGTTAGGACTTTCGGCGCATGTCTCATGGAACTGCCAAACCTTGATACCGGTAGTGAAATCTACTTGCCAGTACGACACACTGATATATGGCAGTACGTTATTATCTACTGATATATGAATAGGCAGGTCCGGGATATATTTATGTTCACCGGAATGTTTGCCACGATTGAAAGAACCGAAGAACTCGCTACCGGTACGAATGACACCCCATTCTCCCAATGCGTACACATTGTAATAGTCCGGGTCGTGAACTCTATCATACTCAAAATCGGCAACACATTGCTCATCATAGAAACCATACGTACCGTCAGGACTACCGACAACCCAAAAATTATTCAAATAGGTAGATTGGATAATAACTGTATTAGGTGCCTGTTCCTCGATTTGCTTAGTACGAAGATTAAGTATTTGCCTGGGTGCGTTCTTTCTTACGGATTTGACCTTGGTAAGTTCTTCCGGCAACTCTTTGCCGGCAATGGTAACCGTCATCGGTACATCATGCCATTTGTCTTTATCAATGAACTCTTTCTTTATCCAGTGGCTTTCACTGATCGGATTAAAGGTACAAATAATTTGCTGCCCTTTCTTACCACGCAAACGCTTACGTAGCTGCTTGAAATCCGGATGCTCGAACTCTGACCATTCCTCTAACTGAACTCGCTTATAATTGGAGATACCTTTTATCTTTTCCGGATCGTCAAGACCGGAAAAATCTATCTTCGCACCATTAACCAGACACTTAATAGTATTCTGTTGGAACTTGAACAAATGGG
This portion of the Bacteroides acidifaciens genome encodes:
- a CDS encoding HNH endonuclease — its product is MEKEIVEYNGFRFIRYPNSERESDSKYFKGWVKENGKWRKESLHRYMWLCECGEIPQDYCVHHIDGDYNHNSIDNFALMLASEHEKLHTDNYTEHQWKKIKEGLDNNRDKATEWHKSDAGREWHSKKAKRQMENRKYREYVCQVCGKVYTSRSIGAPKFCSNNCKSQWRRLSGVDNEERICPICGTKFIINKYSKKIFCSRKCIAKNRRNS